The DNA segment TACTGTATATCAGCTTGGCCGTGGTCTCTTCCTGGCCGACGGTGACACGTACTGTAAATATCCTGCTGTCGCTCATTTCTATCACCCGTTGCTGGCTCAAGAGCCAGTGATGAGGTAGCCGAACAGGCGGATCACAAGGCCAATAAGGCCGATTAGTATCATTCCGATGCCGGTAATCTTCGCTGCCATCTTAAACTCCTTCATACCCGGCTTTCTCGTAACAATCAAAACCCTCCGCGACTCCGCGAAGAAGCTTTTAAGCTTTTCCGTGGTTGTTGCCACCATCGTCACCTCACTAAATTTTGAAAATGAAAGGGTCGTCAAAGCTCCTCAAGGTCGAGCTTAATAACTTTTCTCTCTGACTCCTCCGGATAGTAGAGGGTCTCCTCTTCTGCCACCGCGTAGGGTGAGCTGACGCCGGTGACGACTATGAGGATCCTTATCATCTTGCCGAGCTCCTCATCGAGCTGGATTCCCCAGATGACCTGTGCCTCAGGGTCGAGCTTGCTCGTGACGAGCTCGATAATCTGCTGGGCCTCCTCAAGCTTGACGTCGCTTCCGCTGATGCTTATGAGGGCACCCTTGGCACCGCTTATGTCAACGTCGAGGAGCGGGCTGTTGAGGGCCTGCTGGGCGGCCTCTAAGGCTCTCTTCTCGCTGTCGCTCTCGCCGATACCGATCATGGCGACGCCGCCGTCCTTCATGACGGCGCGAACATCGTTGAAGTCGAGGTTGACGAGACCTGGCTTGGTGATGAGCTCGGTGATGCCCTTGACGGCCTGGACGAGTATCTCGTCCGCGACCTTGAAGGCCATATGGATCGGCAGGTTGGGAGCGACCTCCATGAGCTTGTCGTTCGGGATGACTATGACTGTGTCGCTGTTCTTCCTAAGCTTCTCAAGGCCGTATTCAGCGTTCTTTATGCGCCTTATGCCCTCGACGGTGAACGGGAGGGTTACCACCGAGACGGTCAGGGCGCCCATTTTCTTGGCTATCTCAGCGACCACCGGAGCGGCACCAGTACCGGTTCCTCCTCCGAGACCGCAGGTGATGAAGACCATGTCAGCACCTTCGAGGGCATCGCGTATGTCCCTCTCGTTTTCCTTGGCGGCCTCCTCACCCATCTTGGGGTTGTTCCCGGCTCCGAGACCGCGGGTGAGCTCCTTACCGATGAGTATCTTCTTGTGAGCGCGAACCTTGAGAAGGTCTTGGGCATCGGTGTTGATGGCGATAACCTTAGCGCCCTGTATACCAACCTGCATCATCCTGTTAATGGTGTTACAGCCGGCACCGCCGACACCAACGACATAAATCTTAGCCTGTATCTGCTCAAGAATCCTCTTGAGCTCCTCATCGATGTCGGTCTGAGGAACTTGGGCCTCAGGGGCCTTGTTAAGGTCGGCAGAGGTTCTTTCGATAGCGTCTTCAATCAGCTTCAGCATCTTTTCACCCTCCGGGCAATTTAACATCTGTTTCACTTTGTAGGCAGGTAGTATATAAATTTAGCTAAGGGCGAGTGCTGATTTTAAAATCCCGCTCAACATCTTTAAAGATTTCGATTATTCAGTCCCGTATGAACTCCAAGCCCAGTTCTTTGGCGAGAGCCCTAGCCATCTGCCGTGTTTCGCCTTTACTCCCCTTCCAATCAACGTATATTGCCTCCACCTTTTCCGCGGTCCTTTCAATAGCCTTAAGCACGAGCTCTTTCCCGAGCGGGTGGGCGTACTTCGCCGCTATGTGGCTGAACGCTACCTCCGTCTCAAGTGCCCTTTTCGTCTGCTTGGGCGCGTAGTGCCCGCCGCCTATCCCAATAGCAACCGGAAACTTGGCTTTTCTGTAGTTCTCAAGCACATAGACTGTCGTCTCGGCTATTATCTCACCGGCCCTGTCGATCACCCACTCCTCCTCGCTGGAGCCAATCTCGATGAAAAAGCTCGGCACTTCAAGCTCGCTCGGGCCGTGATGGGTTGCCTCGTAGCAGACCGTCCAGCCGAGGTCGTTGAGCTCGTTCATCTTCATGAGGGCGAGCTTCATCGCACTTGGCTGGGCTATGGCGAGGCTCTCATCCCTCCCGCCGTACATGGCATTGCCCCAGTTTCCGGTCACGTGGACGGTGAGTGCCGGCAGTCTTTGTTTGCTTGAGTGCCTGGAGGCGAAGGCTATGATTTCTGGCCTAATGCCGAGCTGCTCCTCGATGGCCCTGTCGAGGCCGTCGTAGTATATCATCTCATCGTTGGTGGTCAGTATGAGCGTGTCCCCGTTTGAGTATACCGGGTTTCCATCGAATGATTTATCCGTCTCGGTGAAGCCGAAGTTACCGATCAGCTTGTCCCTGATGTTCATCGATGCAAGGTCGATTTTGGTAGTCATTATCACCCTCATTTTACTTCCCCGCACGCAGTGTGGGGCTTTGGGTTATAATGCTTTTGTTTTTCGCTCCTGCCGTGCCTGCAGTGGAGACGAGATGAGCGATTTGGGGGTGTTTACCTTTTTTGAATAAAGTCGAATTACACACCCCAGATCATTGAATTTATATAAAGTTTGGAATTTATCAATGTAAAGATGCCTGCGGGACTTTGACATAAGTTAAATTATATTTTATCAATTTTTCAATAATTTGGCCCAAAATATGTAAAATATTCGCAATTATTGGCAAAAAATTTTAATAATGTCAGGTTTTACTGGCATGAAAAAGTAAAATATATATAGCCATGGGAGCTCACTAGGAACGATAACCGGACACCCGTGAAGGGACAGGAACACTGATGTCCCTGAGGGCCGCATCGAAGGGGGTGAAAATATGGAAAAACAGATGGAAAGTGCCGTCTCCACATTTAATGTGGAGGAGTCCCCCTGGGGCCTCAGGCAGGGAGTTGATCACGAGGTCTTTATGGAGATTTTTGAACCCCTGCCTGAAATCAAAGAGATACTGCTCACCAGCGACACTATAGAGGATGCTCGCGAAAGACTTTCCAAATTCGGAGAGGAATTGCTCTGGAAATACAAGAACGGAGAATTTAACGTTGATCCCATAGACAGATGGCTCGGGATCGAAGCCACCAGCGTCTTCCTGAACATAATCTCCGAATACGGGGAGAAGGCGGCGGGCTTCAGCACGCTGGAATACCTGTGGAAAGCCGCAAGGGGAGACAAGCACGTTCTGAGCATTATTACGGAGGGCTTCGTTGAGGAGTTCAGGCACCTATTCAAGGCTATGGCCGGTGTCAGCGGCTACTCCAAAGGCTGGCTCGGACCAAAGCTTGAAGCGGCAGGGATTAAATTCGTGGACTTCAGCAAGATAAAGGGGAGAA comes from the Thermococcus thioreducens genome and includes:
- the ftsZ gene encoding cell division protein FtsZ, with the protein product MLKLIEDAIERTSADLNKAPEAQVPQTDIDEELKRILEQIQAKIYVVGVGGAGCNTINRMMQVGIQGAKVIAINTDAQDLLKVRAHKKILIGKELTRGLGAGNNPKMGEEAAKENERDIRDALEGADMVFITCGLGGGTGTGAAPVVAEIAKKMGALTVSVVTLPFTVEGIRRIKNAEYGLEKLRKNSDTVIVIPNDKLMEVAPNLPIHMAFKVADEILVQAVKGITELITKPGLVNLDFNDVRAVMKDGGVAMIGIGESDSEKRALEAAQQALNSPLLDVDISGAKGALISISGSDVKLEEAQQIIELVTSKLDPEAQVIWGIQLDEELGKMIRILIVVTGVSSPYAVAEEETLYYPEESERKVIKLDLEEL
- a CDS encoding D-aminoacyl-tRNA deacylase; protein product: MRVIMTTKIDLASMNIRDKLIGNFGFTETDKSFDGNPVYSNGDTLILTTNDEMIYYDGLDRAIEEQLGIRPEIIAFASRHSSKQRLPALTVHVTGNWGNAMYGGRDESLAIAQPSAMKLALMKMNELNDLGWTVCYEATHHGPSELEVPSFFIEIGSSEEEWVIDRAGEIIAETTVYVLENYRKAKFPVAIGIGGGHYAPKQTKRALETEVAFSHIAAKYAHPLGKELVLKAIERTAEKVEAIYVDWKGSKGETRQMARALAKELGLEFIRD
- a CDS encoding protein translocase SEC61 complex subunit gamma — translated: MVATTTEKLKSFFAESRRVLIVTRKPGMKEFKMAAKITGIGMILIGLIGLVIRLFGYLITGS